The genome window TTCCTGATCCTGCTGGCTGATGAGAAAGCTTTTCATGACGCCCTCCTGTGGATCGTAGAGCGCAAAATGTTTGAACTGACCCACATCAAAGTTGCCCCCCAGTTCGCGGTTAATGCGGTGTAGCAGGTTCAGGTTAAAATCGGCAGTTACGCCTGCTGCATCATCGTAAGCCCGAAGAATAGTTTCAGGTTCTTTACACAGGTCCATACCTATCAGTAACATATCTCCGGGTTGCATATGTGAGCGCACCTTCTTCAGGAATGCCATTCGCTCATCGGGATTGAAGTTGCCGATATTAGACCCAAGGAACAACAGCACTTTACGGCTCGGTTTGTTTGCATCCAGCCAATCCAGGGCATCAAAATAATCACCCACCACAGCATGTGTCTGCAATTCAGGTAGTTCGTCGTGTAAGTTTTCACAAAGCTCCACCATGGCATCACCGGATATATCAACCGGCACATAATCGAAATCAGACTGCTGCAGGAGCAGTTGACGAAGTATGATTTTAGTTTTAGTGGCATCACCGGCACCAAGGTCTATCAAATGGAAATTACCCTTTGCTGCTAATTGTGAGGATATAGTCTGCTGGTGTGTAGTAAATACATTGTGCTCGCTGCGAGTAAGGTAATACTCCGGCAAATGCATTATTTTCTGAAACAGGCGGCTGCCTTCTCCATCGTAGAAGTACCTGGACGATAATTGTTTCTGCTGTTGGCTTAGTCCTTCTTTTACATCCTGTGCAAACCTGGCGGTAGCGCTTTTACCCGTTTCTGATTTGCTCAGGTCGGTTATCTGTGTGGTGGTGCTGTAGTAAGTTGTCATGTGGTTTTATTTGTTAGCCAGCCTGATGCCAGTGAATTGCCAGCGCTTATCCGGATGAAAAAAGTTGCGATAGGTGGTTCGGATGTGGTCTGAAGGTGTAGCGCAGGAGCCGCCGCGTAATACCATCTGGTTGATCATAAACTTGCCATTATACTCGCCCAGTGCTCCCGGGGCAGTAGAAAAACCGGGATAGGGATGATACGCGCTATAGGTCCATTCCCATGCATCACCGTATAGTTGCTGCATTCCGTTTTGGTTAGGACTGGCAGCAGTTGGCTCCAGTAAACCGTTATCTGAAAAATTGCCCTGATGCGGTGGGTAAGCCTGTGTTGCAGCTTCCCATTCATACTCGGTTAACAAGCGCTTACCGGCCCAGTTGGCATAAGCATTGGCTTCATAAAAACTGATATGACTAACCGGTGCGTTCAGGTCAAGTTCCTGTAAACCATGTAAGGAGTAACGGAGCCATCTGCCGTTTTTGTTTACCCAGTAAAGCGGTGATTCCCAGTTTGATGTTTTAGATAAGCTAAAGCCTTCATCTAACCAAAACCTGAAATCAACATAACCGCCATCTTCCATAAAGTTCAGGTACTCACCATTCGTAACCAGCCGGTTCATTACCTGAAAATCCTGTATCAAAACTTCATGCACCCCCAGTTCATTATCAAAACAGAAGTCATTTCCCTGGTAACCAATTCTGTAAATTCCGCCAGGCACATCCAGGTAAGTAGCAGGTACATATTCAGCCTTTTCAAGTTCATGTGCGGAAGTATAAGCAGGTAATAATGGATTGGTACTGAGAATATATTTAATGTCGGTGAGCAGCAGTTCCTGGTGTTGTTGTTCGTGCTGCAGGCCAAGTTCCAGCACAGGCAGCATCTCTTTCAGGGTGCGCTCATCAGGATTCTCCAGAAGCTTTGTCAGGTGCTCGTTTACATGACTGCGGTACTGATAAATGTCGCGGAGTGGCGGGCGGGTTAATGTGCTGCGTTCGGCGCGTTGTACCCGGTTGCCCACGCTGTTATAGTATGAGTTAAAGAGGTAGCTATAGTTTGAATGGAATACTTTATACTTCGGTAAATAAGGTTTTAACACAAACTCTTCGAAGAACCACGTAGTATGTGCCATATGCCATTTGGGTGGACTCACGTCCACCATTGGCTGCACCACTGTATCTTCAGGTTCCAGGGGTTTACAGATATTCTCTGTCTGATTCCTGATTCTTTGAAACCGGGTTAACAGATCTGTTAAGCTCGTGCTGATAGCTTTCATAGTGCTGGGATTGAAGAGTACGTGTTAGTTGATACGTAGGTACAACAGAAGAAAAACCGGTAGCAGTGCTCTAATGTTTAATCTTATGCCGCTACATACGGTGATTCAGTCAGGTTTGATTTAATTTGCAGTTACACTCACTACTACACAAATGGCTCTACAGTGCTCCTTTATACCGTATACGCTTCATTTTAAATTTGATGCCCGTACCTCCAGGGGCGCGATCTCTCAGCATCAGGTCTATTTTATCAAACTCCTTAACACAGCTGAACAAAGTATAGTTGGGGTAGGCGAGTGTGCACCGCTGGCAGGCCTAAGTATAGATTACAGGCCGGATTTAGTTCAGAAACTGGAAGAAGTATGCCAACTCATAAATGGTTTAAAAACTGAATCAATTACACTTACCGAGGTATCAGAACAACCGGATTTGCAGGAGTGGCCTGCAGTTCGCTTTGCACTGGAAACTGCCTTGCTGGACCTTAAAAATGGTGGAAAGCGGGTACTGTATAATAACATGTTTAGTAGCGG of Pontibacter deserti contains these proteins:
- the egtB gene encoding ergothioneine biosynthesis protein EgtB, coding for MKAISTSLTDLLTRFQRIRNQTENICKPLEPEDTVVQPMVDVSPPKWHMAHTTWFFEEFVLKPYLPKYKVFHSNYSYLFNSYYNSVGNRVQRAERSTLTRPPLRDIYQYRSHVNEHLTKLLENPDERTLKEMLPVLELGLQHEQQHQELLLTDIKYILSTNPLLPAYTSAHELEKAEYVPATYLDVPGGIYRIGYQGNDFCFDNELGVHEVLIQDFQVMNRLVTNGEYLNFMEDGGYVDFRFWLDEGFSLSKTSNWESPLYWVNKNGRWLRYSLHGLQELDLNAPVSHISFYEANAYANWAGKRLLTEYEWEAATQAYPPHQGNFSDNGLLEPTAASPNQNGMQQLYGDAWEWTYSAYHPYPGFSTAPGALGEYNGKFMINQMVLRGGSCATPSDHIRTTYRNFFHPDKRWQFTGIRLANK
- the egtD gene encoding L-histidine N(alpha)-methyltransferase yields the protein MTTYYSTTTQITDLSKSETGKSATARFAQDVKEGLSQQQKQLSSRYFYDGEGSRLFQKIMHLPEYYLTRSEHNVFTTHQQTISSQLAAKGNFHLIDLGAGDATKTKIILRQLLLQQSDFDYVPVDISGDAMVELCENLHDELPELQTHAVVGDYFDALDWLDANKPSRKVLLFLGSNIGNFNPDERMAFLKKVRSHMQPGDMLLIGMDLCKEPETILRAYDDAAGVTADFNLNLLHRINRELGGNFDVGQFKHFALYDPQEGVMKSFLISQQDQEVSIKATGQSFYFHAWEAIHTESSYKFTLKQAETMGQELGFELQHIFQDKNHYFADVLYVVT